Proteins from a genomic interval of Anolis sagrei isolate rAnoSag1 chromosome 1, rAnoSag1.mat, whole genome shotgun sequence:
- the GFRAL gene encoding GDNF family receptor alpha-like, whose amino-acid sequence MNFVILITTALILDSTTASTLETQITKCQHVREKCMTAEDGCGSTWNLLEEACFISGNICTVKESTRCNIVIQFLVDQFPEFKECMCTEDKCSIKTFQTEECSNHEDGKIFPASGEPFSSYDRMKIQSQWETSALSNYEYKHGQSCFELNVECVSDEVCNRQLALYLQVCQATGTQCNMKQCQAALQFFYENMPFNIAQMFTFCDCVQSDENCQQAKEVLHGKPCAVHVVPAPSCLSIIQTCQADNFCWAKYENFTSNCLENNAQTCLKEKACPPFLDGNDLICSDSNECRAAFINLLGSVLQVECTCDSTSEEDQSACKWIYHIFHSKCSFAQTSSGKADIPSSEEKLLPSTDE is encoded by the exons ATGAATTTTGTTATTTTGATAACCACAG CACTGATACTAGATTCCACGACTGCATCCACTTTGGAGACCCAAATCACTAAGTGTCAACATGTGAGAGAGAAATGTATGACAGCAGAGGATGGATGTGGAAGTACCTGGAATTTACTTGAAGAAGCTTGTTTCATTTCAG gcAACATCTGCACAGTGAAAGAGTCAACCCGTTGTAATATAGTCATTCAATTTTTGGTTGACCAGTTCCCAGAATTTAAGGAGTGCATGTGCACAGAGGATAAGTGCAGCATCAAAACATTCCAGACCGAGGAATGCTCCAATCATGAAG ATGGAAAAATATTTCCTGCAAGTGGAGAACCATTTTCATCTTATG ATCGAATGAAAATACAATCACAGTGGGAGACATCAGCCCTTTCAAACTATG AGTACAAACATGGGCAGTCCTGCTTTGAGCTAAATGTGGAATGCGTTAGTGATGAAGTCTGTAACAGACAATTAGCTTTGTATCTTCAAGTTTGCCAAGCAACTGGAACACAGTGCAACATGAAGCAATGCCAAGCAGCACTGCAGTTTTTCTATGAAAATATGCCTTTCAACATTGCCCAGATGTTCACATTTTGTGATTGCGTTCAGTCGGATGAAAACTGCCAGCAAGCCAAAGAAGTGCTCCATGGCAAACCATGTGCAGTCCATGTAGTCCCAGCACCTTCATGTCTTAGTATAATTCAAACTTGCCAAGCAGACAATTTCTGTTG GGCCAAATATGAGAACTTTACATCAAATTGTTTAGAAAACAATGCCCAAACATGCCTTAAAGAAAAAGCTTGTCCACCATTTTTGGATGGAAATGATCTGATTTGTTCTGACAGCAATGAGTGCAGAGCAGCTTTCATTAACCTGTTGGGTTCCGTCCTTCAAGTTGAGTGTACTTGTGATTCCACTTCAGAGGAGGATCAATCTGCTTGCAAATGGATCTATCATATATTCCACAGCAAATGCAGTTTTG CTCAAACATCAAGTGGAAAGGCAGACATTCCTTCATCAGAAGAAAAATTACTTCCTTCAACTGATGAATAG